TACGCGCTGGAAATTGGTTCTGACAGGCTCTGCCAGGTGCTATATACAGGTTCGGAAAATTGGGTATATGCACCATCAGCCAATTCAATCAATGCTTCAGAACCACTCTGAACGGTTCCACCGAACACACCGTCAGCAGCCATTTTGTTCATTTTCATCATGCCATCAGCCATAGTGACATAACTCAGAATGTTCAGTCCTGCCGGGGCCTCACAGCAATTCGTGCCCATGCCCGTTACCTCTGCGGAGCAATATTCAGCCTCTCCATTAAATACCCTGCAGGTAGAAGGATCGGTCGGGTCTTCACAAGAGCGGTCAGCATCAATGTTCTGCATGATGTTCGCCTGAAGAGATGCATCCAAGAACTTCCCATTGCTTTCTGTTGCACCAAACTCACAGTCTCCACCAGAGCAAGGTATTGCTCCCTGGCACACATTTGATTCTCTTTCATAGGTGTGGCTGATAGATCGCCCAGAGTCACAACGGTAAGTCACAGTCTCGTTATAACAGTACTCTTCACCTTCATGCTCCTCTTCTTCCTCGGTCCAATCATCCACATCACGATCATACCAGTCTTCAGTGCAAGTTCGATTCACTTCAGAACAGTCAGGATTTTCACGATACTCAGCACAATAATCTGGTAGCTCTCGCAATTCATCCCAGCCCATACAAATGAGCTCTCCAGTATCCTTATCTACAGTACAGTATTCTTTTCCACCTAAAGGATCACAGGCGTAACCGTCGAGATTTATCTTCCATGTTTTGTTTGCGGTATCCCCTGGATACATTGGCCCTAATTTATCAAGGAATTCTTGTGGGAAGCCTCTTGAGCCTTCCTCTAGCGGCGTAACACTGTCGAAACGACAAAAGCTATACCCTATATCTTCTTCAGATACCCCTGAGTCAATTAATGCATTTACCCCAGCTCCATTCCATATCTGAGAGGATATTTTGTCTTTGCAGTTTTCAGGGTACTGCGTTTCAACCTCACCAAATCCCTCACCAGTTGTATCCTTAAAATAAAACCTTACTTTGGAGTAAAACTCACCAACACCACCAACTAAAACATTCGCTTTAATTTCATATGTATTTGAAGCATCCGCCGTAATATGTCGCTTGAAGCCAAATGTTTTATCGCCAGAGAAGTAGTGCCTTCCCAAATTAATATTTTGACCGGCCTCACAATTAGGATGATCGATACCAGGTAGTTTTCTTGTGTAAGAACTAGTTGAATCAATATGTGAGTAGGCAGTTTCACCATTTACCGTAAACTCGATATGGTCATCAACATAACCATCAAGCACCACACGATCTAACTCTATCCCATCCCCTAAGTTTATAGTGACTGTTTTACCGTATTCATAAACACCACAATTATTCGCGTTTGTCGGGTCAATATAGTTGTTACCTTCATCGTTCCCTAGCTCCATCTCATAGCAACCAACTCCGCACGTTGTAAATCCAGCACCTCCTACAACAATTGGCACTCTAATCTTTCTCGAAATTTCACAGAAAAATTCATTTCTCGTATTGGTAGTCTGGCAGGTATGCTCATCATAGGCAGGCGCATATAGACTCTCAGTAACAGTGGACGTAGTGCTCGTGCATGCCTCAAAGAAATCACCGCCGTTATTGGCTTCAACTTGCTCAATATGATTGTTGGTCGGAGTTAGCCATGATGCGTTAGGATTAATGTCGGTATTCACTGCTTGTTGAGCCGACTGTGTAAGCATCTGATATGCCCTGCCGGAGGAAGTTGCGCCGGCTTTCAGGACATTGTGAGATTCTTTTCCTTCATCGAGCACTTTCTGATTATCACCATAGGCGCCATCGGCTTGAAAATAGTGGTCTGAGTTATTAATTTCAGAGGATAAGTAGTCTTCCTTCTCAAGATTTTCTACAGTGCCGCCACCGGCTTTCTTCCCTATTACTAAGTTACCATTATCATCCCTACTTAACGTTCGAGTTCCATCTTTTGTATAGGACATTTTTATGCCGCCATCACCAACAGAAGCCGGAGTTCCGTGAGTAGCGCCAATACTGAGCGCCATTCCACGTTCATCATTTAAGATGGTTTCTGAGCTTGAATTGTCAGCTGTGTCGCTGAAGTCATAGGTTTTTGCAGCCGGGCGCTTGTTTAGCTGGTTTTGCATATAACCGGTTAGGTCTGTAGAGCCACGATTCAACTGCTCTTGCATCTTTTGGGTAATGCCAGTTGTTTGGTGGTTTTTACGAGGATCATTGAGATTATATTTATCCTTCAACTCATCCAGGATCTCCGTTTCGCTTTCTTGGGCAAAGGACACTCTTGGGAACAATACCGCCGCACCCGCAAACACAAGCCCGAATGCCATAGCATTGGATTGCAGAAAAAAAATCATCGTAAAAATATATACAAAAGATCGATTAACAGTCATTTATTAGCGCCACGTATGAATAGTCGATGGCATTTTAATAGCGAACTTTAAACGCAAGTCGCGGTAGAGCCTG
This is a stretch of genomic DNA from Alteromonas gilva. It encodes these proteins:
- the traN gene encoding conjugal transfer protein TraN — encoded protein: MTVNRSFVYIFTMIFFLQSNAMAFGLVFAGAAVLFPRVSFAQESETEILDELKDKYNLNDPRKNHQTTGITQKMQEQLNRGSTDLTGYMQNQLNKRPAAKTYDFSDTADNSSSETILNDERGMALSIGATHGTPASVGDGGIKMSYTKDGTRTLSRDDNGNLVIGKKAGGGTVENLEKEDYLSSEINNSDHYFQADGAYGDNQKVLDEGKESHNVLKAGATSSGRAYQMLTQSAQQAVNTDINPNASWLTPTNNHIEQVEANNGGDFFEACTSTTSTVTESLYAPAYDEHTCQTTNTRNEFFCEISRKIRVPIVVGGAGFTTCGVGCYEMELGNDEGNNYIDPTNANNCGVYEYGKTVTINLGDGIELDRVVLDGYVDDHIEFTVNGETAYSHIDSTSSYTRKLPGIDHPNCEAGQNINLGRHYFSGDKTFGFKRHITADASNTYEIKANVLVGGVGEFYSKVRFYFKDTTGEGFGEVETQYPENCKDKISSQIWNGAGVNALIDSGVSEEDIGYSFCRFDSVTPLEEGSRGFPQEFLDKLGPMYPGDTANKTWKINLDGYACDPLGGKEYCTVDKDTGELICMGWDELRELPDYCAEYRENPDCSEVNRTCTEDWYDRDVDDWTEEEEEHEGEEYCYNETVTYRCDSGRSISHTYERESNVCQGAIPCSGGDCEFGATESNGKFLDASLQANIMQNIDADRSCEDPTDPSTCRVFNGEAEYCSAEVTGMGTNCCEAPAGLNILSYVTMADGMMKMNKMAADGVFGGTVQSGSEALIELADGAYTQFSEPVYSTWQSLSEPISSAYNSVLGNATGEVVTEAGTTVVAEGAGESAMGAALAEVEQQVYEFVYDMLPEDLASLLFTETATQEGTELIVNEAISDVMSSIMGAYAIYSYVKLALTLLTMCDENEEDMGVKLGQRQCFSVGDDYCSAKVLGICYQKRQDYCCYDSILARIIMEQAGPLLNKDMSSCEGLSQSELSRLDFKDLDLSEWIGLMVEADLVPSEGGEQNLTAGGELVETSCESFEVEDPVTGVVTTEQRCFKKMEGGRLVNAAARQTVSERTTQRVDGAANYSQGVRASAVSTVNNLDCSASPRPPVCEFGFDPTEGN